The Trinickia acidisoli genome includes a window with the following:
- a CDS encoding VOC family protein has translation MPNFIKHIAFKVEDVEAERAFYENVFGYNHVNTVRRKGVHGDHISHHLTDGYMDLTLIHYESANSDEADFAGPAPCIHHIGMEVEDLDAFVEQIKANGGQILTEPGHLPVKFRSPSGPVVEVVPMKRWEKGTLAAGVHGEVLE, from the coding sequence ATGCCGAATTTCATCAAGCACATCGCGTTCAAGGTCGAAGACGTCGAGGCGGAGCGTGCGTTCTACGAGAACGTGTTTGGCTACAACCACGTCAACACCGTCCGCCGCAAGGGCGTGCACGGCGACCACATCTCGCATCACCTCACCGACGGTTACATGGATCTGACCTTGATCCACTACGAGTCCGCGAATTCGGATGAAGCCGATTTCGCCGGCCCGGCGCCGTGCATTCATCACATCGGCATGGAGGTGGAGGATCTCGATGCCTTCGTCGAGCAGATCAAAGCGAACGGGGGCCAAATCCTCACCGAGCCCGGGCATCTGCCGGTGAAGTTTCGCTCGCCGAGTGGTCCCGTCGTCGAGGTCGTGCCGATGAAGCGCTGGGAGAAGGGCACGCTGGCGGCCGGCGTACATGGGGAAGTGCTCGAATAA
- a CDS encoding helix-turn-helix domain-containing protein, with translation MNATRPDPKALPSELGDLLRYWRDVRGVSQLDLSLEAGVSQRQISFIESGRSVPGRDTLLTLAQTLDVPLRERNALLLAAGYAPMYSEAPWNAQEMHSVIRALERVVRQHEPFPAIVMDRHWNVLMTNEAAPRFFDCFIDMAAREGPRNMLHLIFDPQGMRPFVADWDVVSRSLLQRVYRESVGRVADAGTERLLDELLAYPDVPHDWKAHPVPSGAATMPVIPLGFVSEGVVLRYFSMITTVGAPQNVAAQELRLECMFPADDETEVRHQRLLTAHSRHR, from the coding sequence ATGAACGCCACCCGTCCCGATCCGAAAGCGCTGCCGAGCGAACTCGGTGATTTGCTGCGTTATTGGCGCGACGTGCGTGGCGTGAGTCAACTCGATCTGTCGCTCGAGGCCGGCGTTTCGCAGCGTCAGATCAGCTTCATTGAAAGCGGGCGCAGCGTGCCCGGCCGGGATACGCTGCTGACCCTTGCGCAGACGCTCGACGTACCGCTGCGCGAGCGCAATGCCTTGCTGCTCGCCGCGGGCTATGCGCCTATGTATTCCGAGGCGCCGTGGAACGCACAGGAGATGCATAGCGTCATCCGCGCGCTCGAACGCGTCGTTCGCCAGCATGAGCCGTTTCCGGCGATCGTGATGGATCGGCACTGGAACGTTCTGATGACCAATGAGGCGGCGCCGCGCTTCTTCGACTGTTTCATCGACATGGCTGCGCGCGAAGGCCCGCGCAACATGCTGCATCTGATCTTCGATCCACAGGGGATGCGCCCGTTCGTGGCCGACTGGGACGTGGTGTCGCGAAGCTTGCTGCAACGTGTGTATCGCGAATCGGTCGGTCGTGTGGCTGATGCGGGTACCGAGCGCCTGCTCGACGAACTGCTTGCTTATCCCGACGTGCCGCACGATTGGAAGGCGCATCCTGTACCGTCCGGAGCCGCCACGATGCCCGTCATTCCACTGGGTTTCGTCAGCGAGGGCGTCGTGCTTCGCTATTTTTCGATGATCACGACCGTTGGCGCACCGCAAAACGTTGCGGCGCAGGAACTCCGCCTGGAATGCATGTTCCCCGCCGATGACGAAACCGAAGTACGCCATCAGCGGTTGCTGACCGCACATTCACGACATCGCTGA
- a CDS encoding carboxymuconolactone decarboxylase family protein encodes MSTYPIHTIESAPTQSKAVLQQLQLTFGMIPNIAAKMASSPVLINGFIGLFEQAHASSLTEPQIQTLLLTNAVTNASVWPAAFHTALALNAGVHSADVDAIRAGRLPNDAELAALSLLARTLIEKRGRLAESDQKRFLDAGFSAEQVLEVIAVVAASAITNYTSSVTQPPLEAQFEEFAWHAPTP; translated from the coding sequence ATGTCTACCTATCCCATTCACACGATCGAATCCGCCCCCACGCAATCGAAGGCAGTGCTCCAACAACTGCAACTCACGTTCGGCATGATCCCGAACATCGCGGCCAAGATGGCTTCATCGCCGGTGCTGATCAACGGTTTCATCGGGCTGTTCGAGCAGGCGCATGCGAGCAGTCTGACCGAGCCGCAGATTCAGACGCTATTGCTGACCAACGCGGTCACGAACGCCAGCGTATGGCCGGCCGCGTTTCATACGGCACTCGCGTTGAACGCGGGCGTGCATTCGGCCGACGTCGACGCGATCCGCGCCGGCCGCCTGCCCAATGATGCCGAACTGGCCGCACTATCGTTGTTGGCGCGCACGCTGATAGAAAAGCGTGGCCGTCTGGCTGAATCCGACCAAAAGCGCTTCTTGGACGCAGGGTTCAGCGCCGAGCAAGTGCTCGAGGTCATTGCGGTCGTTGCTGCATCGGCGATCACGAACTACACGAGCAGCGTGACCCAGCCGCCGCTCGAAGCGCAGTTCGAAGAGTTCGCCTGGCATGCGCCTACCCCCTGA
- a CDS encoding DUF1571 domain-containing protein: MTDTPFPGRDFVADAQARFDALANYQVTLKSTSAGAEPVEVLYAYRKPGFVRMDFIRPHAGATLVYSPETRKVTLWPFGVDTFPRLVLSPDSRLIQGPQGRRVDRSDIGALLVNVRELQRHGDTQIVGVETIGMRRASHVVVTRQSAHEVIGVFRYELWFDASHGLPVKVVSEGASREPIETVLMEDLRIDVPGLQLEPFG, translated from the coding sequence ATGACGGATACGCCATTTCCGGGCCGGGATTTCGTTGCCGATGCGCAGGCACGTTTCGATGCGCTCGCAAACTATCAGGTCACGCTGAAATCGACATCGGCGGGAGCCGAACCGGTCGAGGTGCTTTATGCCTACCGTAAGCCGGGCTTCGTGCGGATGGATTTCATCCGTCCACATGCCGGCGCGACACTCGTCTACAGCCCTGAGACGCGGAAAGTCACGCTCTGGCCATTCGGTGTCGACACATTTCCGAGGCTCGTGCTGAGCCCCGATAGCCGCCTGATCCAAGGTCCGCAGGGGCGTCGCGTCGACAGATCCGATATTGGCGCATTGCTCGTCAATGTCCGCGAGCTTCAACGGCATGGCGACACGCAGATCGTCGGCGTTGAGACCATCGGCATGCGCCGAGCATCTCATGTGGTCGTGACGCGCCAGTCCGCGCACGAAGTGATCGGCGTGTTCCGCTATGAGTTGTGGTTCGATGCGAGCCATGGGTTGCCCGTCAAGGTCGTGAGCGAGGGCGCGTCGCGCGAGCCGATCGAAACGGTGCTGATGGAGGACTTGCGCATCGACGTGCCGGGGTTGCAGCTCGAGCCGTTTGGCTAG
- a CDS encoding SRPBCC family protein has product MADFRLTTLWCIEAPVQAVWDAIHDSVHWPTWWTNVETVRELQAGAIDGLGAVHRYTWKGVLPYRVVIDVRVTRVAPLVALEGEARGALEGVGRWHFEADGGRTVVRYDWHVKTATAWMNVVALVPLARLAFRWNHDSIMREGGAALARLLDARLVDIE; this is encoded by the coding sequence ATGGCGGATTTCCGTTTGACCACCTTGTGGTGCATCGAGGCGCCGGTGCAGGCCGTGTGGGACGCGATCCACGATTCCGTTCATTGGCCGACGTGGTGGACGAATGTCGAAACGGTGCGGGAGTTGCAGGCGGGCGCGATCGATGGTCTGGGCGCCGTGCATCGCTATACGTGGAAGGGTGTGCTGCCCTACCGTGTGGTCATCGACGTGCGCGTCACACGCGTCGCGCCGCTCGTTGCACTGGAGGGAGAGGCCCGCGGCGCGCTGGAAGGCGTGGGCCGCTGGCATTTCGAAGCCGACGGCGGGCGAACCGTAGTGCGCTACGACTGGCATGTCAAGACGGCCACTGCCTGGATGAACGTGGTGGCGCTCGTGCCGCTCGCGCGGTTGGCATTCCGCTGGAATCACGATTCGATCATGCGCGAAGGCGGCGCGGCGCTCGCGCGCCTGCTCGATGCGCGGCTTGTCGATATCGAATAG
- a CDS encoding LysR family transcriptional regulator yields MLNLSRLRLLHELSVLGTISAVAEAVHLTRPAVSQQLGLLEEELETALIERSGRGVQLTPAGRRLVVRATDLFAIVEDIEAEVAAANAEVSGEVRMSAFGSLASSVVPIAVKQLLDEHPQLSVVFTELEPSEGLRAAAAKQTDIAIVDDLVSAEALANVLEFRPLCVDHFDAVVSVQHKLAGRKSIELSDLAHERWALNQSAATYHTFLLNACFAGGFTPKVTTSSRNTAVTLEMVRTGCAVAVLPRLALRHVENDRDFAIIPIDPVLNRRVFVALPNGTAKRPAVAAVLDALAVAAGECT; encoded by the coding sequence ATGCTTAACCTCAGTCGCCTTCGTTTGCTGCATGAGCTGTCTGTCCTTGGCACTATTTCAGCCGTTGCCGAGGCTGTACATCTCACGCGTCCGGCTGTCTCGCAGCAGCTCGGACTGCTGGAAGAGGAGCTCGAAACGGCACTGATCGAGCGCTCGGGCAGAGGCGTGCAGCTCACGCCGGCGGGGCGCCGGCTCGTTGTGCGAGCGACGGATTTGTTTGCGATCGTGGAGGACATCGAGGCGGAGGTGGCCGCCGCGAACGCCGAAGTCAGCGGCGAAGTGCGAATGTCGGCGTTTGGGTCGCTAGCCAGCAGCGTTGTACCGATCGCTGTCAAGCAACTGCTCGACGAACATCCTCAACTGAGCGTCGTATTCACGGAACTGGAGCCGTCGGAAGGGTTGCGTGCCGCTGCTGCGAAGCAGACGGACATCGCGATCGTCGATGATCTGGTCAGTGCGGAAGCGCTAGCCAACGTGCTGGAGTTTCGCCCTTTGTGCGTCGATCACTTCGACGCGGTAGTTTCCGTCCAGCATAAACTCGCCGGACGGAAGTCCATCGAACTATCCGATCTCGCGCACGAGCGTTGGGCGTTGAATCAGTCCGCGGCAACGTACCATACGTTTCTTCTAAACGCATGCTTTGCAGGCGGCTTCACGCCCAAGGTGACGACGAGTAGCCGCAACACGGCGGTGACGCTCGAGATGGTCAGAACGGGATGCGCAGTCGCGGTGCTTCCTCGGCTGGCATTGCGACACGTGGAGAATGACCGCGACTTCGCGATCATTCCGATCGATCCGGTGCTGAACCGGCGGGTCTTCGTCGCGCTGCCCAATGGGACCGCGAAGCGACCCGCGGTGGCAGCCGTACTCGATGCACTCGCCGTCGCCGCCGGCGAGTGCACGTAG
- a CDS encoding NAD(P)-dependent oxidoreductase has product MKVAFIGVGRMGGRMAARLVAAGHQVRVFDPSQAAVDALVSKGAFAAKSPADAALDAKRILLSLPSPKTLRDAVTGTDGVLETASEGAIIVDFSTVDPATTKEIASAATERKVSFVDSPVSGGIAGAENGKLVLMVGGQAAVLEQLKPIFDVLAGRVVHCGGIGAGQLTKLSHNLLTAINTVALGEVLTASVKAGAKLDVLCDVLTAGLAGSKMLDYLPKTLFTAERPANFAIDLMHKDIKLCLDEFSNLPMPLGQLVLQTYNAARAKGLGCKDSTSVNEIYEELLGVRLSLPAAQ; this is encoded by the coding sequence ATGAAGGTTGCATTTATCGGTGTAGGTCGCATGGGCGGCAGGATGGCTGCCCGCCTCGTCGCAGCGGGCCATCAGGTACGCGTGTTCGACCCCAGCCAAGCGGCAGTCGACGCGCTCGTATCGAAAGGTGCATTCGCGGCAAAGAGTCCGGCCGACGCGGCGCTCGACGCGAAGCGCATCCTGCTCAGCCTTCCGAGTCCGAAGACGCTGCGCGATGCAGTGACGGGTACGGACGGCGTACTCGAAACCGCATCGGAAGGCGCAATCATCGTGGACTTCAGCACGGTCGATCCCGCGACCACGAAGGAAATCGCCTCGGCTGCGACGGAAAGGAAGGTGTCTTTCGTCGACTCGCCTGTTAGTGGCGGCATTGCCGGCGCGGAGAACGGCAAGCTGGTCTTGATGGTCGGCGGTCAAGCTGCCGTCCTCGAACAACTGAAGCCGATCTTCGACGTATTGGCGGGCCGCGTCGTTCATTGCGGCGGCATCGGCGCTGGGCAGTTGACCAAGCTCAGCCACAACCTGCTCACCGCAATCAATACCGTAGCGCTGGGTGAAGTACTGACTGCAAGCGTGAAGGCAGGCGCGAAACTCGACGTGCTGTGCGACGTGCTCACTGCCGGCCTTGCGGGCAGCAAGATGCTCGACTATCTGCCCAAGACGCTCTTCACGGCCGAGCGTCCTGCCAACTTTGCGATCGACCTCATGCATAAGGACATCAAGCTGTGCCTCGACGAGTTCTCGAATCTGCCGATGCCCCTCGGCCAACTCGTTCTCCAGACCTACAACGCCGCGCGCGCCAAGGGGTTGGGCTGCAAGGATTCCACGAGCGTCAACGAGATCTATGAAGAGTTGCTCGGCGTTCGGTTGAGCTTGCCGGCTGCCCAGTAA
- a CDS encoding aldehyde dehydrogenase family protein, with amino-acid sequence MNIRTDNLNAEVVLPKAGITGLLINNEWRTPANGKTLDVENPSRRETLATIGASDADDVNAAVAAAVAAFPKWRRLASRARGALLTELGNRVTTNAEEIARVLAAESGNALRTQSRPEVLGAAEVLRYYGGVIAEQKGETLPLGPGLFSYSTREPLGVVGAIIPWNSPVVLAAVKIGMALGTGNTLVLKPAEDAPLAVIKIAELATGLFPTGVFNVVTGTGIDAGAPLAAHRRVAKVSFTGSLEVGKLVGHAVADRIGHATLELGGKSPCIVYPDAATPAYIDATVTGIINAMRFARQGQSCTAGSRLYVHKDVWDGVMNRLVARVKELKIGDALDESSDIGAIINAERYSEVRAFIKEAVDAGAHMLTGSLPPALDDAKGFFPEPVIFAQVDNNWRVAREEVFGPVLVAIPWSDEDEVIQWANDTVYGLAAYVFTNDIATALKATERIDAGWLQVNRAGGQIPGMSYGGAKQSGIGAEYSIEGALEAYTSRKSVTINV; translated from the coding sequence GTGAATATCCGTACCGATAATCTCAACGCCGAAGTCGTCCTGCCGAAGGCGGGAATCACTGGCCTTCTCATCAACAACGAATGGCGCACGCCAGCCAACGGCAAGACACTCGACGTCGAGAATCCATCGCGACGCGAAACGTTGGCCACGATTGGCGCGAGCGACGCCGACGACGTGAATGCTGCCGTCGCCGCGGCTGTTGCGGCATTCCCGAAATGGCGCCGCCTCGCATCTCGTGCTCGCGGCGCGCTGCTGACCGAACTCGGCAATCGCGTGACCACCAATGCCGAGGAAATCGCTCGCGTTCTCGCCGCGGAAAGCGGCAACGCGCTACGTACGCAAAGCCGGCCGGAAGTACTGGGCGCTGCCGAAGTGCTGCGCTATTACGGAGGCGTGATTGCCGAGCAAAAGGGCGAGACCTTGCCGCTAGGCCCAGGTCTTTTCAGTTACTCGACACGTGAGCCGCTCGGTGTCGTCGGTGCAATCATTCCCTGGAACTCACCCGTCGTGCTGGCGGCCGTAAAAATCGGTATGGCGCTGGGCACGGGCAATACCCTCGTGCTGAAACCTGCCGAAGACGCCCCGCTGGCCGTCATCAAGATTGCCGAACTCGCAACCGGCCTTTTTCCGACGGGCGTATTCAACGTCGTGACCGGTACCGGCATCGACGCCGGCGCACCGCTCGCCGCGCACCGTCGCGTCGCGAAAGTATCGTTCACGGGATCGCTCGAAGTCGGCAAGTTGGTCGGGCATGCCGTCGCGGACCGCATCGGTCATGCGACGCTTGAACTTGGCGGCAAGAGCCCGTGCATCGTTTATCCCGATGCGGCTACGCCCGCCTACATCGATGCGACCGTAACGGGAATCATCAATGCAATGCGTTTCGCTCGTCAGGGGCAATCGTGCACGGCGGGCTCCCGCCTATATGTCCACAAGGACGTGTGGGATGGCGTGATGAATAGATTGGTGGCTAGGGTCAAGGAGTTGAAGATTGGCGACGCACTGGATGAGTCCAGCGACATCGGCGCAATCATCAATGCGGAACGCTATTCGGAAGTGCGCGCGTTCATCAAGGAAGCCGTCGACGCCGGGGCGCATATGCTCACGGGCTCGCTCCCGCCTGCGCTCGACGATGCCAAAGGCTTCTTCCCTGAACCGGTCATCTTCGCACAGGTGGACAACAACTGGCGCGTGGCTCGCGAGGAGGTGTTCGGCCCGGTGCTCGTCGCCATCCCGTGGTCGGATGAAGACGAAGTGATCCAGTGGGCAAACGACACCGTATACGGCCTTGCCGCTTATGTCTTCACCAACGATATCGCGACGGCGCTCAAAGCAACGGAACGAATCGATGCGGGCTGGCTGCAGGTCAATCGCGCGGGCGGCCAAATTCCCGGCATGTCTTATGGTGGCGCCAAGCAAAGCGGGATCGGAGCCGAGTACTCCATCGAGGGAGCGCTCGAGGCCTATACCTCGCGCAAGAGCGTGACGATCAACGTTTGA
- a CDS encoding glutamate cyclase domain-containing protein produces MKPLNDRITGERIDRLMTVEIRPLTGGVPAGFVVPMYDVCRAHHGEPLSSLAARRLADTLSRGDTVFIATGAGAAPKLPQGETDGPVGAAALARALVLAFDARVVLVTEDAHAAPVMAVAAMINGELSERGKAGAVSTVCFPLGVERGHHIAQALMDEYRPSAVIFVERDGPNEEGFFHGVRGDCRNPEDVGHVYLLAELARQRRLLTIGIGDGGNEVGFGAVRDAITAVHPLGGKSLAGHRSGVVSVIATDVVISASVSNWGAHAVAAALAARIGDLNILHTPKLEYALIEATVRAGARDGATSRADVAVDGINWEGHTSFVELLRSIVAVSL; encoded by the coding sequence ATGAAGCCGTTGAATGACCGGATTACCGGCGAACGCATCGACCGGCTGATGACCGTTGAAATCCGCCCTCTGACGGGCGGGGTACCGGCTGGATTTGTCGTACCCATGTACGACGTATGCCGCGCACATCACGGTGAACCGTTGAGCTCGCTGGCAGCGCGCAGGCTGGCCGATACCCTCTCTCGCGGCGACACGGTTTTTATCGCAACGGGAGCGGGCGCTGCCCCCAAGCTGCCGCAGGGCGAAACGGACGGGCCGGTCGGCGCGGCTGCGCTGGCCCGGGCGCTCGTGCTCGCGTTCGATGCCCGGGTGGTATTGGTCACTGAAGACGCGCATGCAGCGCCTGTCATGGCAGTCGCCGCCATGATCAACGGTGAGCTCTCCGAACGCGGGAAAGCCGGCGCCGTGTCGACCGTTTGCTTTCCGCTGGGCGTCGAGCGGGGACATCACATTGCACAAGCGCTAATGGACGAGTACCGGCCGAGCGCAGTCATCTTTGTCGAACGAGACGGCCCGAACGAAGAAGGTTTCTTCCACGGTGTCCGCGGCGATTGCCGGAACCCTGAGGATGTCGGCCATGTGTATTTGCTTGCCGAACTGGCGCGCCAGCGCAGGCTGCTGACGATCGGAATCGGGGATGGCGGCAATGAGGTGGGCTTCGGCGCGGTTCGCGATGCCATCACTGCGGTACACCCGCTGGGCGGCAAATCACTGGCAGGCCACCGGTCGGGTGTTGTGAGTGTGATCGCGACCGATGTCGTGATCAGTGCTTCGGTTTCCAATTGGGGCGCACATGCCGTCGCTGCGGCGCTGGCAGCGAGGATCGGTGACTTGAACATCCTCCATACACCGAAGCTGGAATACGCGCTCATTGAAGCGACGGTGCGAGCAGGTGCGCGAGACGGTGCGACATCGAGGGCCGACGTGGCGGTCGACGGAATCAACTGGGAAGGGCATACGTCGTTCGTCGAACTATTGCGAAGCATTGTCGCCGTATCGCTTTGA
- a CDS encoding selenocysteine synthase: MNDRKEIDKAATPAGTSTVKTDSFGNPIDPTVGFARGSIIRSSLEEALRLRHAQAVAARRVQMLGAESIGVFTGNQRDFPIQPEDISTLCEEWVGPGLAAEELRQVAIGHMGGRGDDAVAIFNRTSAGIIATIAALSDGKPVVSIVPPGGRSHASVVRGSKIAGVAMHEIQGDEAWLQIIGIHRPALVVVTTVTSSLERLEDRITKEVIQYAHALGLTVFLDEAYGARLRTVLHGGQISLQLGADISITNCDKAGLSGPRAGVLVGRNEFVTAAAAKGAEFGMEARAPITAAVMRSLEKYRPDDLREESAAGQKLAEALERKMGKDLVQRSDLGPMVDEDSVLRVLLKIAGRENCKPVVVPCEATSALGMVLLEDHGILTVNTHGQPGARVSLRLKPTLDALRRTGGFDAVVSAVGQSLEKVANVIDDRNAIARLIVGR; encoded by the coding sequence ATGAATGACAGGAAGGAAATCGACAAGGCAGCGACGCCCGCAGGCACGAGTACTGTCAAGACGGACAGTTTCGGCAATCCGATCGACCCGACGGTCGGATTTGCTCGCGGGTCCATCATCCGCTCGAGCCTCGAGGAAGCGCTAAGGCTTCGTCACGCCCAGGCCGTCGCGGCCCGGCGCGTGCAGATGCTCGGCGCGGAATCGATTGGTGTTTTTACCGGAAACCAGCGTGACTTTCCTATTCAGCCCGAGGACATTTCGACGCTCTGCGAAGAATGGGTCGGGCCGGGCCTTGCCGCCGAAGAACTTCGTCAGGTCGCTATCGGACATATGGGCGGGCGCGGCGACGACGCTGTCGCCATCTTCAATCGCACCAGCGCGGGCATCATCGCAACCATTGCGGCGCTATCAGATGGAAAACCGGTTGTGTCGATCGTGCCGCCCGGCGGCCGCTCGCATGCTTCCGTCGTTCGCGGCTCGAAAATCGCGGGCGTCGCCATGCATGAGATCCAAGGCGATGAGGCGTGGCTCCAGATCATCGGGATCCATCGCCCAGCGCTCGTTGTCGTGACGACAGTGACAAGTAGCTTAGAGCGTCTCGAAGACCGGATCACGAAAGAAGTGATTCAGTACGCGCACGCACTCGGCTTAACCGTGTTTCTCGACGAAGCCTACGGCGCTCGTTTGCGGACCGTGCTGCACGGTGGGCAGATAAGTCTGCAACTCGGTGCGGACATCTCCATCACGAATTGCGACAAAGCGGGCCTGTCCGGCCCGCGTGCCGGCGTCCTGGTGGGAAGAAACGAATTCGTGACCGCCGCAGCCGCCAAGGGTGCCGAGTTCGGCATGGAAGCGCGTGCGCCGATTACCGCGGCAGTTATGCGTTCGCTCGAAAAGTACCGGCCCGACGACCTGCGCGAGGAATCAGCCGCGGGTCAAAAGCTGGCCGAGGCGCTCGAGCGGAAAATGGGCAAGGACCTAGTCCAACGAAGCGATCTCGGGCCGATGGTCGATGAAGATTCCGTGCTGCGGGTGCTGCTGAAAATCGCGGGCCGCGAAAATTGCAAGCCAGTGGTCGTACCCTGCGAAGCGACTTCCGCGCTCGGTATGGTTCTGCTCGAGGACCACGGCATTCTCACGGTCAATACGCACGGACAACCTGGCGCCCGCGTGTCTTTACGGCTGAAACCGACGCTCGACGCACTCCGGCGAACGGGCGGGTTCGATGCTGTTGTCTCCGCAGTCGGGCAATCGCTCGAGAAAGTGGCAAACGTCATCGACGACCGTAACGCAATCGCTCGACTTATCGTTGGCAGGTGA